The Metabacillus sediminilitoris genome window below encodes:
- a CDS encoding spore coat protein yields MATKDIAMHEKLEVHEVLLFKTSCVKKGTAMLELVEDKDLKKILEEDVEASTNAVKKLSKILGEA; encoded by the coding sequence ATGGCTACAAAAGACATTGCTATGCATGAAAAATTAGAAGTACATGAAGTATTGTTATTTAAAACGTCCTGTGTAAAGAAAGGCACAGCTATGTTAGAGCTTGTAGAAGATAAAGATTTAAAGAAGATATTAGAAGAAGATGTCGAAGCATCCACTAATGCGGTCAAAAAACTATCAAAAATTTTGGGAGAAGCATAA
- a CDS encoding cell wall hydrolase, whose amino-acid sequence MPRVKYTDSDVALMARMMRAEAEGEGKQGMLMVGNVIVNRLKANCLDFKDLRTIPHVIFQVQGGNFSFEAVQKGNVFYQRARSEEKRLAKQTLDYWREHPSKYALWYFNPYAPCPPTWYNQPIAGQYKQHCYYEPQANTCESAYTW is encoded by the coding sequence ATGCCAAGGGTAAAATATACGGACAGTGACGTTGCTTTAATGGCGAGGATGATGAGGGCAGAAGCAGAAGGTGAAGGGAAACAAGGGATGCTTATGGTTGGTAATGTCATTGTCAATCGACTAAAGGCTAATTGTTTAGATTTTAAAGATTTAAGGACAATACCTCACGTGATTTTTCAAGTGCAGGGAGGAAATTTTTCTTTTGAAGCCGTACAAAAAGGCAATGTGTTTTATCAAAGAGCAAGAAGCGAAGAAAAAAGATTAGCCAAACAAACGTTAGACTATTGGAGAGAACATCCTTCAAAGTATGCTCTATGGTATTTTAACCCGTATGCTCCATGCCCGCCAACTTGGTACAACCAGCCAATTGCAGGACAATATAAACAACATTGTTATTATGAGCCACAGGCTAATACATGTGAAAGTGCTTATACTTGGTAA
- a CDS encoding nucleotidyltransferase family protein → MEAIVLAAGYSSRANAFKMTLKLGQMTVLEHTISKFEGLCSRVIVVAGFKVELIQEEIAKICNENAFSFKIKVVYNENFNQGMFTSIQRGCKEVNAPNFFLTPGDCPLVKKETVQLIAKHKGNVVIPSFNYKGGHPIKLSSEVKQKILETNPESNLRVVLGGYEKEYLNVDDPGVIMDVDTPADYQKAIDVVKMN, encoded by the coding sequence ATGGAAGCCATCGTCTTAGCTGCTGGATATTCCAGCCGAGCGAATGCGTTTAAAATGACTTTGAAACTGGGGCAAATGACCGTGTTGGAGCATACGATTTCTAAATTTGAAGGATTATGCAGCAGAGTCATCGTCGTAGCTGGGTTTAAAGTGGAACTCATTCAAGAGGAAATTGCAAAAATCTGCAATGAAAATGCCTTTTCATTTAAGATAAAGGTTGTTTATAATGAAAACTTTAATCAGGGAATGTTTACTTCAATTCAAAGGGGCTGCAAAGAAGTAAATGCCCCAAACTTCTTTCTAACACCCGGAGATTGTCCGCTTGTTAAAAAAGAGACCGTACAGCTAATAGCAAAACACAAAGGGAACGTAGTGATTCCAAGCTTTAATTATAAAGGTGGTCACCCCATCAAATTATCAAGCGAAGTGAAACAGAAAATTCTCGAAACCAATCCAGAAAGTAATTTGCGTGTGGTCCTGGGCGGTTACGAAAAGGAATACCTTAATGTAGATGACCCGGGAGTAATAATGGATGTTGATACGCCAGCGGATTACCAAAAAGCCATTGATGTAGTGAAAATGAATTGA
- a CDS encoding spore coat protein, whose amino-acid sequence MTTKTEKLNTLKDIIDDQTIATDLLLSAKSGVRSLAVAITETATPEIKKVLKSELETAIGLHDKIAQYMIEKEMYHAYDIKEQVSQDLKNAEEALKIGQD is encoded by the coding sequence ATGACTACTAAAACAGAAAAGTTAAATACTCTTAAAGATATTATTGATGATCAAACAATTGCAACTGACCTGCTGCTGTCTGCCAAATCCGGTGTAAGATCATTGGCGGTGGCTATTACAGAGACAGCAACACCAGAAATTAAAAAAGTATTAAAAAGTGAACTCGAAACTGCGATTGGCCTTCATGATAAAATTGCCCAATACATGATAGAAAAAGAGATGTACCATGCATATGATATCAAAGAACAAGTTTCTCAAGACCTCAAAAATGCGGAAGAAGCTTTGAAAATAGGACAAGATTAA
- a CDS encoding M20 metallopeptidase family protein: MVESIFTKIDESFKELQSWRRYLHQHPELSFEEVNTAKFIEEKLINFGLDVQSKIGGNGIIGVLKGAQQGKTIALRADFDALPIDDEKDVPYKSLNKGVMHACGHDGHTSALLGTAKILSKYRDYIKGTIIFVFQHAEEKPPGGAKFMIEEKILNGVDYVFGAHLASNIPLGKVAYGEGYRMAAVDKFEIIVEGKGGHGGSPHQAIDALVIGTNIVNSLQQIVSRKIDPLKSAVVTIGIFQAGTAFNVIPDTARIEGTVRTFDENVRKQVEEEIHSIVKGITSSFHATYKIDYLNGYPALFNHKKETETVSELLSEVFTKEGVIVMEPSMGAEDFAYFLKEKPGTYFKVGSRNDNKSTHFPLHHPKFDFDEHALLNIEKSFVKIVSHYLF, encoded by the coding sequence TTGGTAGAATCCATTTTCACTAAAATAGATGAATCCTTTAAGGAGCTCCAAAGTTGGAGAAGATACTTGCATCAACATCCAGAGTTATCTTTTGAAGAAGTAAATACTGCAAAGTTTATCGAAGAAAAATTGATAAACTTTGGACTTGATGTGCAGTCAAAAATAGGTGGAAACGGTATCATTGGGGTTCTAAAGGGAGCACAACAAGGAAAAACAATCGCTTTACGGGCAGATTTTGATGCCCTGCCAATCGATGATGAGAAAGATGTTCCGTATAAATCACTAAATAAGGGTGTCATGCATGCGTGCGGACATGATGGTCACACTTCTGCTTTATTAGGTACAGCAAAGATATTGAGCAAATACAGGGACTATATAAAAGGTACAATTATCTTTGTTTTTCAGCATGCAGAGGAAAAGCCTCCTGGTGGCGCAAAATTTATGATTGAGGAAAAGATTTTGAACGGAGTAGACTATGTATTCGGTGCCCATCTTGCCTCGAATATTCCATTAGGAAAAGTAGCTTATGGAGAAGGGTATAGGATGGCAGCTGTAGATAAATTTGAAATTATTGTGGAAGGAAAAGGTGGACATGGAGGATCTCCACATCAGGCTATCGATGCACTTGTAATTGGAACGAATATCGTTAATTCTCTTCAACAAATTGTTAGTCGGAAAATTGACCCATTGAAATCTGCTGTTGTTACTATTGGCATTTTTCAAGCTGGTACTGCATTTAATGTGATACCTGATACTGCTAGAATTGAAGGTACTGTCCGTACATTTGATGAAAATGTTCGAAAGCAGGTGGAGGAAGAGATTCATTCCATTGTAAAGGGAATTACTAGCTCCTTTCATGCAACATATAAAATAGATTATCTTAATGGCTACCCTGCATTGTTTAATCATAAAAAAGAAACGGAAACTGTAAGCGAACTTTTATCAGAAGTGTTTACTAAGGAAGGGGTTATCGTTATGGAACCTTCCATGGGGGCTGAGGACTTTGCTTATTTTCTAAAAGAAAAACCAGGTACTTATTTCAAAGTGGGTTCGAGAAATGACAATAAAAGTACTCATTTCCCACTTCATCATCCTAAATTTGATTTTGATGAGCATGCTTTATTGAATATTGAAAAGTCGTTTGTGAAAATCGTTTCACACTATCTTTTTTAA
- a CDS encoding XdhC family protein, protein MLLMEKVAMLTRQNETFALAMIIESKGSTPSHVGKMIVYRDGTIEGTVGGGLAEHYIIEESVKAIQKGQSKIVEYKLNKHAKDGIQMNCGGTLRVFIEVYTSRPELVLAGAGHLGYALAKLADFLEYPYCVVDDRIGYCTKERFPNASNLFVNEDIGEAMLEANLNEKSYVVIVTKDRDEIALKMALQFPIAYVGMVASKRKVINIFEKLKSEGVTQEQLEQVHSPIGLGIGSETTEEIAISIIGEIIKLSREKKPIKVKQLNR, encoded by the coding sequence ATGCTGCTGATGGAAAAAGTGGCCATGCTGACACGTCAAAACGAAACCTTTGCTTTAGCCATGATTATTGAATCAAAAGGCTCGACACCTAGTCATGTAGGAAAAATGATTGTCTATCGTGATGGTACGATTGAAGGAACGGTCGGAGGGGGCTTGGCTGAACACTATATTATCGAAGAGAGTGTAAAGGCGATTCAAAAGGGTCAATCAAAAATCGTTGAATACAAATTGAATAAACATGCAAAAGACGGAATTCAAATGAATTGTGGCGGAACGTTGCGGGTGTTTATTGAAGTCTATACAAGCAGGCCTGAACTCGTTCTGGCCGGTGCCGGTCATTTAGGCTATGCGTTGGCAAAGCTTGCTGATTTTCTTGAATATCCTTATTGCGTTGTCGATGATCGGATTGGTTACTGTACGAAGGAACGTTTTCCTAATGCGTCCAACCTTTTTGTGAATGAGGATATTGGAGAAGCAATGCTTGAAGCCAACCTCAATGAAAAATCTTACGTGGTGATTGTTACAAAAGATCGTGATGAAATTGCATTAAAAATGGCACTGCAATTTCCGATTGCATATGTTGGGATGGTCGCCAGCAAGCGAAAGGTCATCAACATATTTGAAAAATTAAAAAGTGAAGGAGTCACACAAGAACAGTTGGAGCAGGTTCATTCTCCAATCGGGTTGGGAATTGGCTCAGAAACAACTGAAGAAATTGCAATCAGTATTATCGGGGAAATCATCAAACTAAGCAGGGAAAAGAAGCCTATAAAAGTGAAACAATTAAACAGATAA
- a CDS encoding xanthine dehydrogenase family protein molybdopterin-binding subunit, whose product MNLKDISTSVPKKDHKGKVSGQLAYISDVKVENMVYGVLYRSPIAYGKIISIQLPNLPEGYEAVGAEHIPGPNYVKMIKEDQPIFAGEWVNYIGEPILMLVGTDLNILYRLLDEVKIEFEEHQAIYTLEEAIKQKSTSACFASYEFGESLANISAIEQGAHQIIEEEYDTGYQEHVYLEPQGMLAIYKDDEIVVQGSMQCLYYIKNALLSALACGEDEVRVVQSPTGGGFGGKEDYPSMMACHVAVAAKAVKKSVMLVFDRSEDMVVTTKRHPAKLKYRTALDKEGNILSMCVDIFLDGGANEGLSSVVLQRALINSAGVYKIPHFHAKGFCLKTNTVPNGAFRGFGAPQSFAGIESHMGHLSKLANIESLKYKRKYLVKQGDPTITKGQFRDPILMEEMIEDLLNVSDYNKKKGEFQRFNQQNHRYKKGIGTSLFLHGCGFTGSGERDHIKATVKLAKSKDEKVMLKISNSDIGQGILTTLCKIVAKELDLPYEEILYPYPDTKEVPDSGPTVASRTTMIVGKLLERAAKKLKAQWQIGVEQEIVENYVHREMIPWDEKTFTGDAYPAYSWGVNIVEVEVDRLTGNVKLEKVYGNYEVGKVIDERIMKGQIDGGLAQGLAYGYLEKMTSKQGRIQQKSITDYGPPTSLDVVSIESKVFDNPYADGPYGAKGAGELTLIGGAPAVQAAVEDALQTFFQQIPITPEVIIESLWVREGEEVD is encoded by the coding sequence ATGAATCTAAAAGACATAAGCACCTCAGTGCCAAAAAAGGACCATAAAGGGAAAGTATCTGGCCAGTTGGCCTATATTAGTGACGTGAAAGTAGAAAATATGGTTTATGGTGTTTTGTATCGGTCGCCAATTGCTTATGGAAAAATCATATCTATTCAATTACCAAACCTTCCAGAAGGATATGAAGCTGTTGGTGCCGAGCATATCCCCGGACCGAATTATGTCAAAATGATCAAAGAAGATCAGCCCATATTTGCGGGTGAGTGGGTCAATTATATTGGTGAGCCGATTCTCATGCTGGTTGGAACAGATCTGAATATCCTGTACCGTTTGTTAGATGAAGTGAAGATTGAATTTGAAGAACATCAAGCTATTTATACATTGGAAGAAGCAATCAAACAAAAATCAACATCCGCGTGTTTTGCAAGCTATGAATTTGGTGAAAGCTTAGCAAATATTTCAGCTATCGAGCAGGGAGCTCATCAAATTATCGAAGAAGAATATGATACGGGCTATCAGGAGCATGTCTACCTTGAGCCACAAGGTATGCTTGCCATTTATAAGGATGATGAAATTGTTGTCCAGGGATCGATGCAATGTCTTTATTATATAAAAAATGCATTGCTAAGCGCTTTAGCATGTGGTGAAGATGAAGTCAGAGTTGTTCAAAGCCCTACTGGCGGAGGTTTTGGCGGAAAAGAAGATTATCCTTCGATGATGGCGTGTCATGTAGCCGTTGCTGCAAAAGCAGTCAAAAAATCGGTGATGCTCGTGTTCGACCGTTCTGAGGATATGGTGGTTACGACAAAAAGGCATCCTGCCAAACTCAAATATCGAACAGCCCTTGATAAGGAAGGAAATATTTTGAGCATGTGTGTTGACATTTTTCTTGATGGCGGAGCGAATGAGGGATTGAGCTCTGTCGTGCTGCAGCGCGCATTAATAAACAGTGCAGGTGTTTATAAAATTCCTCATTTTCATGCAAAAGGCTTTTGTTTAAAAACCAATACAGTTCCGAACGGTGCCTTCAGAGGCTTTGGTGCTCCACAAAGCTTTGCCGGAATCGAAAGTCATATGGGACATCTTAGTAAACTAGCAAACATCGAATCACTTAAATATAAACGGAAATACCTCGTCAAACAAGGAGACCCCACCATCACCAAAGGTCAATTCCGCGACCCAATATTAATGGAAGAAATGATTGAGGACCTGCTCAACGTGTCAGATTACAATAAGAAAAAAGGGGAGTTTCAGCGTTTCAATCAGCAAAATCATCGCTATAAAAAAGGCATAGGAACGTCGCTGTTCCTCCACGGATGTGGATTTACAGGCAGCGGTGAAAGAGATCATATTAAAGCAACGGTGAAGCTGGCTAAATCAAAGGACGAAAAGGTTATGCTAAAAATCTCAAATTCTGATATAGGACAAGGCATTTTGACGACGCTGTGTAAAATTGTCGCCAAAGAACTAGATCTCCCGTATGAAGAAATTTTATACCCTTATCCCGATACAAAAGAGGTTCCCGACTCCGGTCCGACAGTAGCCTCCAGGACGACAATGATCGTGGGAAAATTGCTTGAACGTGCCGCAAAAAAACTTAAGGCTCAGTGGCAAATAGGGGTGGAACAGGAAATAGTAGAGAACTATGTTCACCGTGAAATGATTCCTTGGGACGAGAAAACCTTCACTGGAGATGCCTACCCGGCTTATTCATGGGGTGTTAATATCGTTGAAGTAGAAGTTGATCGATTAACAGGAAATGTAAAGTTAGAAAAAGTATACGGCAATTATGAAGTTGGGAAGGTCATTGATGAACGGATTATGAAAGGTCAAATTGACGGTGGTTTAGCCCAAGGATTAGCGTACGGTTATCTAGAAAAGATGACGTCAAAGCAGGGCAGAATCCAGCAAAAAAGCATAACAGATTATGGACCCCCTACTTCATTAGACGTTGTTTCGATCGAAAGCAAGGTCTTTGATAATCCATATGCTGATGGTCCATACGGAGCGAAAGGGGCAGGTGAATTGACTTTAATAGGCGGCGCTCCAGCAGTCCAAGCAGCGGTCGAGGATGCACTGCAAACTTTTTTTCAGCAAATTCCAATTACACCAGAAGTCATTATTGAAAGTCTTTGGGTGAGAGAAGGTGAAGAGGTTGATTAA
- a CDS encoding (2Fe-2S)-binding protein gives MIKFTLNGKVVETNAPATERLLDLVRDEFELIGTKEGCGEGECGACSVFVNNLLQNSCLIPIGSIDGADIQTIEGIMETDQFKILDESYSIAGGVQCGYCIPGMVMASAALLSKNPYPSEGDIREGISGNLCRCTGYNMIVDAIKLAAKKGDGLWQKK, from the coding sequence TTGATTAAATTTACACTTAATGGAAAAGTGGTTGAAACTAACGCACCTGCCACAGAAAGATTACTAGATTTAGTAAGAGATGAGTTTGAGTTAATCGGAACAAAGGAAGGCTGCGGTGAAGGCGAATGCGGAGCCTGCAGTGTTTTTGTGAATAACCTCCTGCAAAACAGCTGCCTTATACCAATTGGCTCGATTGATGGGGCTGATATACAAACGATTGAAGGGATCATGGAAACGGACCAATTTAAGATTTTAGATGAGAGCTATTCAATTGCTGGAGGAGTGCAATGCGGATATTGCATTCCTGGAATGGTCATGGCAAGTGCAGCTTTATTATCCAAAAATCCTTATCCTTCAGAGGGTGACATTCGTGAAGGTATTTCCGGAAATCTGTGCCGATGTACGGGCTACAATATGATTGTTGATGCGATTAAACTAGCAGCTAAAAAAGGGGACGGCTTATGGCAGAAAAAATAA
- a CDS encoding FAD binding domain-containing protein, with amino-acid sequence MAEKITAYRFDRLDQTLTQLNKENCVIIAGGTDVMVLHKSRRGVPPKIPKPIVFIDHLSELKRIYQNHKDLHIGACCTYSDLLEDPFIPIPLKKAIKTIAAPAIRNRGTLGGNICNASPAGDTLPLLYVYNAKLLLRSVHGDRVVAINDFIQGPRRVQRHYNEMLVEIILPSVLEEGSHIVFEKIGNRNADAIAKVSFAGYIRINGVRIEDVRFAFGAVGPTIVRSIDIEKKLYGLTIPLTEADIAQIVAAFDKIINPIDDQRSTAIYRKTVALNLLRYFLCMKQYQSN; translated from the coding sequence ATGGCAGAAAAAATAACCGCGTATCGCTTCGATCGTTTAGACCAAACGTTGACCCAATTGAATAAAGAAAACTGTGTAATCATTGCTGGAGGCACCGATGTCATGGTCCTTCACAAAAGTCGAAGGGGAGTCCCCCCGAAAATCCCTAAACCAATTGTTTTTATAGATCACCTTTCTGAGCTAAAGCGGATCTATCAAAATCATAAGGATCTCCACATTGGTGCCTGCTGTACCTATAGCGATTTACTTGAAGACCCGTTCATTCCAATCCCATTAAAGAAGGCAATCAAAACGATTGCGGCACCGGCAATTAGAAACAGAGGGACATTGGGAGGAAATATTTGCAACGCTTCTCCAGCTGGGGACACACTGCCATTATTATATGTATACAACGCAAAACTTTTGCTGCGCTCCGTTCATGGTGACCGTGTCGTAGCGATTAATGATTTTATTCAAGGGCCACGAAGGGTTCAACGTCATTACAATGAAATGTTGGTTGAAATTATCTTGCCATCCGTATTAGAAGAAGGCTCTCATATCGTTTTTGAGAAAATCGGCAACCGCAACGCAGACGCAATTGCTAAAGTATCGTTTGCAGGATATATCCGGATAAATGGTGTTCGAATCGAGGATGTTCGCTTTGCATTCGGTGCGGTCGGACCTACTATCGTTCGTTCCATTGATATTGAGAAGAAGTTGTATGGATTGACCATACCACTAACAGAAGCAGACATCGCTCAGATTGTGGCAGCCTTCGACAAAATCATTAATCCAATCGACGATCAGCGCTCCACTGCAATATACAGAAAAACAGTGGCCTTAAATCTTTTACGTTATTTTCTTTGCATGAAGCAATATCAATCGAATTAA
- a CDS encoding ATP-dependent DNA helicase encodes MLPEIKLSVRTLVEYVFRSGSIDNRFRTHATLTEGTKAHKAIQSTYQESDQKEVFLKTEMEYEKLMFMIEGRCDGVLLRDHDILIDEIKSTSKDLSEIEEETYPVHWAQAKVYAYMYAKDHEQKEMNVQLTYIHTVTEEQKKFQRHFTFQELEQFVNELVKQYFPYASLMENHRIRRNHSIKKLSFPFAAYREGQRKFAGAIYKTISEEKNIFANAPTGIGKTISTIFPTVKAMGEGKLERMFYLTAKTITRQTAEEAFSIMKTKGLCMSAITITAKDKVCFKEETLCQKEYCEFANGYYDRINEAVLDIFSHETFINRQTIEEYARKHTLCPFEFSLDLAFVADTIICDYNYIFDPKVSLKRFFDDHKRQSALLIDEAHNLVDRAREMFSAELQKSDFLTLKRAYKGSDLYESVHKINKSFIEMKKKCSEKGHLVWEEIDEDLINMVEEFVRNAEFELLQPTKSVDQTSLLDTYFAAAGFVRISKLYDERYVTYVETEKNEVHIKLFCLDPSHHLQQIRKKFRTTVYFSATLLPLQYFLDMLGGTSEDYTLSIPSPFAKEQTEVFLQPLSTRYHDRDHTKKQIIDMLSKLLRERSGNYLIFFPSYHYMNSVYEDFTASCPEIRTIIQTNRFDENEREQFLREFKEERSEPFIGFAVLGGIFSEGVDLKGNRLNGVIVVGVGLPQLCLERNIMKDYFQTTGKNGYDYAYTFPGMNKVLQAGGRLIRSETDTGVIVLVDDRFLTQKYQGLLPMEWRDFTRI; translated from the coding sequence ATGCTACCCGAAATAAAGCTCTCTGTCCGTACATTAGTTGAATATGTGTTTCGAAGTGGAAGTATTGATAATCGATTTCGGACTCATGCAACCCTTACGGAAGGGACAAAAGCCCATAAGGCCATACAAAGTACGTATCAAGAATCAGATCAAAAGGAAGTTTTTCTTAAAACGGAAATGGAATATGAAAAGCTGATGTTCATGATTGAAGGTCGTTGTGATGGGGTGCTTCTTCGTGATCATGACATCCTTATTGATGAAATTAAGTCAACCTCAAAAGACTTGAGTGAAATCGAGGAGGAGACATACCCTGTACATTGGGCACAGGCAAAGGTGTATGCCTATATGTATGCAAAAGATCATGAACAGAAAGAAATGAATGTCCAATTAACTTACATACATACTGTTACAGAAGAGCAAAAGAAATTTCAAAGACATTTTACGTTTCAGGAACTCGAACAGTTTGTAAATGAGCTTGTAAAGCAGTATTTTCCCTATGCCTCTCTTATGGAAAACCATCGAATAAGAAGAAATCACAGCATTAAAAAGTTGTCCTTTCCGTTTGCAGCATATCGAGAGGGTCAACGTAAGTTCGCAGGTGCCATTTATAAAACCATATCAGAGGAAAAAAATATTTTTGCAAATGCACCTACTGGTATTGGAAAAACCATTTCTACTATCTTCCCAACAGTGAAGGCGATGGGAGAAGGAAAGCTTGAACGAATGTTTTACTTAACGGCAAAAACAATCACAAGACAAACCGCCGAAGAGGCTTTTTCAATTATGAAAACGAAAGGCTTGTGTATGAGCGCTATTACAATTACGGCAAAGGATAAAGTATGTTTTAAAGAGGAAACCCTTTGTCAGAAGGAGTATTGCGAATTTGCGAATGGATATTACGATCGCATAAATGAGGCTGTTCTAGATATTTTCTCTCATGAAACCTTTATTAATCGGCAGACAATCGAGGAATATGCGAGAAAGCATACGCTTTGTCCATTTGAATTTTCCTTAGACTTAGCATTTGTAGCAGATACCATTATTTGTGATTACAACTATATTTTTGACCCGAAAGTGTCACTAAAGCGATTTTTTGATGACCATAAAAGACAGTCTGCCTTATTAATCGATGAAGCTCATAATTTAGTTGACCGAGCCCGAGAGATGTTTTCAGCTGAATTACAAAAGTCAGATTTTCTTACATTAAAACGTGCCTATAAAGGGTCCGATTTGTATGAATCTGTTCATAAAATCAATAAATCTTTTATTGAAATGAAGAAAAAGTGTTCTGAGAAAGGGCATCTTGTGTGGGAGGAAATAGATGAGGACCTCATCAACATGGTTGAAGAATTTGTTCGTAACGCTGAGTTCGAATTATTGCAACCAACAAAATCAGTCGACCAAACCTCGCTATTAGATACATATTTTGCCGCAGCGGGATTTGTTCGAATCTCAAAGCTCTATGATGAACGGTATGTGACATATGTGGAAACGGAGAAAAATGAGGTTCATATCAAACTGTTTTGTTTGGATCCTTCTCATCATTTGCAGCAGATTCGTAAAAAGTTTCGAACAACTGTCTATTTCTCTGCCACACTATTACCACTTCAGTATTTTTTGGATATGCTTGGTGGTACATCAGAGGATTACACACTTTCAATTCCTTCACCATTTGCAAAAGAACAAACAGAGGTCTTTCTTCAACCATTATCGACCAGGTACCACGACAGAGACCATACAAAAAAGCAGATCATTGACATGCTCTCAAAGCTTTTGAGAGAACGAAGTGGAAACTATCTGATTTTCTTTCCTTCCTATCACTATATGAATAGTGTATATGAAGACTTTACCGCAAGCTGTCCTGAAATCCGCACCATCATTCAAACGAACAGGTTCGATGAGAATGAACGGGAACAATTTTTACGTGAGTTTAAAGAAGAAAGGTCGGAACCATTTATTGGCTTTGCTGTATTAGGTGGTATTTTCTCTGAAGGTGTTGACTTGAAAGGGAATAGGCTTAATGGTGTTATCGTTGTCGGAGTAGGCTTGCCACAGCTTTGCCTAGAACGAAATATTATGAAAGATTATTTTCAAACAACAGGAAAAAACGGATATGATTACGCCTATACCTTCCCTGGAATGAACAAGGTGCTACAGGCAGGAGGCCGATTAATCAGGTCTGAGACAGATACAGGAGTGATTGTATTAGTTGACGATCGTTTTCTTACTCAGAAATATCAAGGGCTTTTACCAATGGAATGGAGGGACTTTACTAGGATCTAA